In Pleurocapsa sp. PCC 7319, the following are encoded in one genomic region:
- a CDS encoding DoxX family protein: MKYIPLAARICLCSIFLKAGIGKILGFSGTTEMMAGQGLPIPEVLLVFTIAFQLIGGLSLLFGFKVKIGSILLILFLIPATLVFHNPLADPGEMNSFLKNIGLIGGLLMTIYAGAGALSIDNLTERTPRQQQVSNEASVISNQ; encoded by the coding sequence ATGAAATATATTCCTTTAGCAGCACGTATTTGTCTTTGCTCGATTTTTCTTAAAGCAGGAATTGGCAAAATTTTAGGCTTTAGCGGTACTACTGAAATGATGGCAGGTCAGGGTTTACCAATTCCCGAAGTTTTATTAGTATTTACTATTGCTTTTCAATTAATTGGTGGTCTTTCTTTATTATTTGGTTTCAAGGTCAAGATTGGTTCAATTCTACTGATTTTGTTTTTAATTCCTGCAACTTTAGTATTTCATAATCCCCTTGCCGATCCTGGTGAAATGAATTCTTTTCTCAAAAATATTGGTCTAATTGGTGGATTATTAATGACTATTTATGCTGGTGCTGGTGCATTAAGTATCGACAATCTCACTGAAAGAACACCAAGGCAACAACAAGTAAGTAACGAGGCTTCAGTAATCAGTAATCAGTAA
- a CDS encoding N-acetyltransferase, with protein MFIKSDKDNIIFNDTNSEERREFINNKLFEFNQAQSEKVVECDRLKTDPPTFIEIYAEIKPQKLVGGLVSYIDWARWLYIDRIWVDANYRKQGIGQYLIKFVEQKAINKGIKRVRLCTFDFQALPFYKKLGYKVYGELEDFPEGHTLYYLKKVLLN; from the coding sequence ATGTTTATAAAATCAGACAAAGACAATATTATTTTCAACGATACTAACAGCGAAGAAAGACGCGAATTCATCAATAATAAACTATTTGAATTTAATCAAGCCCAATCTGAAAAAGTCGTCGAATGCGATCGCTTGAAAACCGATCCACCTACTTTTATAGAAATTTATGCCGAAATTAAACCACAAAAACTAGTTGGTGGTTTAGTTAGCTATATTGATTGGGCTAGATGGTTATATATAGATAGAATTTGGGTAGATGCAAACTATCGAAAACAAGGAATCGGACAATATTTAATTAAATTTGTCGAACAAAAAGCCATAAATAAAGGAATTAAACGGGTCAGACTTTGTACATTTGATTTTCAAGCTTTGCCTTTTTACAAAAAGCTGGGTTACAAAGTTTATGGTGAACTTGAAGACTTTCCTGAAGGTCATACACTCTACTATCTCAAGAAAGTTTTACTTAATTAA
- a CDS encoding MBL fold metallo-hydrolase yields the protein MVLAQDSYDDLTIRRYSSPNFAQVNSYWIETAEGIIVVDAQLFLSQANYLRNEIQNNTGKSVIAVLLTHPHADHFAGLPILAEVAVNDLSIYASQGTYDEMKNGNGGRPLTDLKEIYGNDFPNPEDIPLPNRIVENGDRAAEAKPHRFEIGGVTFEARVMENVDSPSSTVWILPEHNIALVGDFAPDRRTPSLRGGTSANYLARLKEMRELLEEKEIVKAYPGHGEPGTPENLIDQTMAYITYVRTQVETSLVDDAELSDKESTEIEASIKDRFDLKYDTLLLPRITEINLRAIAEELKADKEL from the coding sequence TTGGTACTAGCTCAGGATAGTTATGATGACTTGACAATTAGACGTTATTCTTCGCCGAATTTTGCTCAAGTCAACTCTTACTGGATTGAAACTGCTGAAGGTATTATTGTTGTCGATGCCCAACTTTTTCTTTCACAAGCAAACTATCTTCGTAACGAGATTCAAAATAATACAGGCAAGTCTGTAATTGCAGTATTGCTTACTCATCCTCATGCAGACCACTTTGCAGGACTACCTATTCTAGCTGAGGTCGCAGTTAACGATCTATCTATCTATGCTTCCCAAGGAACATATGATGAAATGAAAAATGGCAATGGAGGAAGACCTTTAACGGATTTAAAAGAAATATACGGTAATGATTTTCCTAACCCAGAAGATATCCCTTTACCTAATCGTATCGTAGAAAATGGCGATCGCGCAGCCGAGGCGAAGCCTCATCGCTTTGAAATTGGCGGTGTCACTTTTGAAGCTAGGGTCATGGAAAATGTAGACTCCCCTTCATCTACTGTTTGGATTTTACCAGAACATAACATCGCATTGGTTGGTGATTTTGCTCCCGATCGACGCACCCCTTCACTAAGAGGCGGTACCAGTGCTAACTATTTAGCTCGGTTGAAAGAGATGCGAGAGTTACTAGAGGAAAAAGAAATTGTAAAAGCTTACCCAGGACATGGTGAACCTGGGACACCAGAAAACTTAATTGACCAAACTATGGCATACATTACATATGTACGGACTCAAGTTGAAACGTCACTAGTAGATGATGCTGAATTGTCAGACAAAGAATCAACTGAGATTGAAGCGTCCATCAAAGATCGCTTTGACCTCAAGTACGATACTTTACTGCTACCACGTATTACCGAAATTAATCTTCGTGCGATCGCAGAAGAGTTAAAAGCAGACAAGGAACTTTGA
- a CDS encoding DoxX family protein gives MLEDKTHTKHKTNLGLRTRDIVAAYTLLRIVVGINYFNHGATRIFNIPAFMDSMVNTMQDSWIPEFLVRINAALVPPVELIVGALITIGLFTRGALIACFILMAILMYGVTIIQNWDTAGSQLIYNIVLFILLAGVGFDRISVDAWLRLKRTQKIQTKQQSSNN, from the coding sequence ATGCTCGAAGACAAAACCCACACTAAACATAAAACTAATCTAGGTTTAAGAACGAGAGATATTGTTGCTGCCTATACTTTATTGAGAATAGTTGTTGGAATTAATTATTTCAATCATGGGGCAACCAGAATTTTCAACATTCCTGCCTTTATGGATTCAATGGTCAATACCATGCAAGATTCTTGGATTCCTGAATTTTTGGTGAGAATTAATGCAGCTTTAGTACCACCAGTAGAATTAATAGTGGGTGCGCTAATAACTATCGGTTTGTTTACACGGGGTGCGTTAATCGCCTGTTTTATCTTGATGGCTATTTTAATGTACGGCGTTACTATTATTCAAAACTGGGATACGGCTGGCAGTCAACTAATTTACAACATTGTCTTATTTATTCTTTTAGCCGGAGTTGGTTTTGATCGCATTTCTGTAGATGCTTGGTTAAGACTTAAACGCACTCAAAAAATTCAAACAAAACAACAGTCATCAAACAATTGA
- a CDS encoding efflux RND transporter periplasmic adaptor subunit, translated as MKSIDIPAQQSPELEPKLKKPPTEKHPKVSKNKNKLSGWLIAILILGGSAASWQVLTSSKLSTTQTTTQTIPPRPVTTISLTSGSGNRQVRLLGQVEAGERATLSPQIDGTVKQVFVREGDRVTPGMTVAILDDADPRLALAEAQARLAQEKGNLARLEVGTRPEIIAQRQAELNSARARELEAQDNLARVSSLTDEGALSRRALVEARAEADAATSEKFRVEALLAEAQAGPTQEEIDAQQGLVGAAEAAVEQGQLGMQRTEIKAAFSGIVQSRDVDPGDYVEVSDPVLTLVSDRSLDIFLEIPESLSGQIAPGMTVNLNARALPNWQQETEITAVIPTANTASRRQLVRVSLDNPPQGLLPGMAIQANLAMPVENVDTFIVPRDALTRRGDEWLLFAVDNNQAQQIDVEMVADFGNDVVIANPELQEGQNIVVTGGDGLTDSAAVQVVSNE; from the coding sequence ATGAAATCAATTGACATCCCTGCCCAACAGTCCCCTGAATTAGAGCCTAAGCTAAAAAAGCCACCAACAGAAAAACACCCCAAAGTAAGCAAAAACAAAAATAAGTTATCGGGATGGTTGATCGCAATCCTAATTTTGGGGGGAAGTGCAGCTTCATGGCAAGTATTGACTTCTTCTAAATTATCAACAACTCAAACTACTACTCAAACAATACCTCCTAGACCAGTAACTACCATCTCTTTAACCTCAGGTTCGGGTAATAGGCAGGTTAGATTATTGGGACAAGTAGAAGCAGGAGAACGCGCGACTTTAAGTCCCCAAATTGATGGTACGGTAAAACAAGTATTCGTTAGAGAAGGCGATCGCGTAACTCCAGGAATGACGGTAGCAATTCTTGACGATGCCGATCCCAGATTAGCTTTAGCAGAAGCCCAGGCAAGGTTGGCACAAGAAAAAGGTAATTTGGCAAGGTTGGAAGTGGGCACTCGCCCAGAAATTATTGCCCAAAGACAAGCTGAATTGAATTCAGCTAGAGCCAGAGAATTAGAAGCACAAGATAATTTAGCAAGGGTTTCTAGTCTAACTGATGAAGGGGCATTATCACGCAGAGCATTAGTAGAAGCAAGAGCAGAAGCAGATGCTGCCACTAGTGAGAAATTCCGTGTAGAAGCTCTTTTGGCAGAAGCACAAGCAGGACCTACTCAAGAAGAAATTGACGCACAGCAAGGATTAGTGGGTGCAGCCGAAGCAGCTGTAGAACAAGGACAGTTGGGAATGCAGCGCACAGAAATCAAAGCAGCATTTTCAGGAATTGTCCAGTCCAGGGATGTCGATCCTGGTGATTATGTCGAAGTCAGCGATCCTGTCTTAACTCTAGTGAGCGATCGCTCTTTGGATATCTTTTTAGAAATTCCCGAAAGCTTAAGCGGACAAATCGCACCAGGAATGACGGTAAATTTAAATGCTAGAGCATTACCTAATTGGCAACAAGAGACAGAAATCACCGCAGTAATCCCTACAGCTAATACAGCTTCACGCCGTCAGTTAGTGAGAGTCAGTTTAGATAATCCACCCCAGGGATTATTACCAGGAATGGCAATTCAAGCAAATCTAGCTATGCCAGTTGAAAATGTAGATACTTTTATCGTGCCTCGCGATGCTTTAACCAGACGGGGAGATGAATGGTTGTTGTTTGCAGTCGATAATAACCAGGCACAGCAGATAGATGTAGAAATGGTTGCAGATTTTGGTAACGATGTAGTTATTGCTAATCCTGAATTACAAGAGGGGCAAAATATTGTAGTTACAGGAGGAGATGGACTAACAGATAGTGCTGCAGTTCAGGTAGTAAGTAACGAGTAA